The following coding sequences lie in one Pan paniscus chromosome X, NHGRI_mPanPan1-v2.0_pri, whole genome shotgun sequence genomic window:
- the LOC129395411 gene encoding endogenous retrovirus group K member 6 Env polyprotein-like, giving the protein MMINISIGYHYPPICLGKAPGYLMPTTQNWLVEVPTVIASNRFTYHMVSEMSLGPQINNLQDPSYQRSLKFRPKRKPCPKEIPKESKGPEVSVWEECVADTAVVLQNNEFGTIIDWAPRGQLYYDCTGQTHSFSQAPSIWPTNPAYDSDLTERLDQVYRRLESPYPWKSGEKGISSLRTKLVSPVVGPEHPELWKLTVASHHIRIWSGNEAIGTRDRKPYYTINLNSNLTIPLQSCVKPPYMLVVGKIVIKPDSQTITCENCRLFTCIDSTSDWQHRILLMRAREGVWIPVSMDRPWEASPSVHILMEVLKGVLTRSKRFIFTLIAVIMGLVAVTATAVAAGIALHSSVQMVKYVNNWQKNSSKLWNSQTQIDQKLANQINDLRQSVIWMADRLMSLKYLFQLQCDWNTSDFCITP; this is encoded by the coding sequence ATGATGATAAATATTTCCATTGGGTATCATTATCCTCCTATTTGCCTAGGGAAGGCACCAGGATATTTAATGCCTACAACCCAAAATTGGTTGGTAGAAGTACCTACTGTCATTGCCAGCAATAGATTTACTTATCACATGGTAAGTGAAATGTCACTCGGGCCACAGATAAATAATTTACAGGATCCTTCTTATCAAAGATCATTAAAATTTAGGCCTAAGAGGAAGCCTTGCCCCAAGGAAATTCCCAAAGAATCAAAAGGCCCAGAAGTCTCAGTTTGGGAAGAATGTGTGGCTGATACTGCTGTGGTATTACAAAACAATGAATTTGGAACTATTATAGACTGGGCCCCTCGAGGCCAATTATATTATGATTGTACGGGCCAGACTCACTCATTTTCACAGGCCCCATCCATCTGGCCCACTAATCCGGCCTATGATAGTGATTTAACTGAAAGGCTGGACCAGGTTTACAGAAGGTTAGAATCACCCTATCCATGGAAATCGGGTGAAAAGGGAATTTCATCACTTCGAACAAAGTTAGTTAGTCCTGTTGTTGGTCCTGAACACCCAGAATTATGGAAGCTTACTGTGGCCTCGCACCACATTAGAATTTGGTCTGGAAATGAAGCTATAGGAACAAGAGATCGTAAGCCATATTATACTATTAACTTAAATTCCAATCTGACAATTCCTTTGCAAAGTTGTGTAAAACCCCCTTATATGCTAGTTGTAGGAAAAATAGTTATTAAACCAGATTCCCAAACTATAACCTGTGAAAATTGTAGATTGTTTACTTGCATTGATTCGACTTCTGACTGGCAGCACCGTATTCTGCTGATGAGGGCAAGAGAGGGCGTGTGGATCCCTGTGTCCATGGACCGACCGTGGGAGGCTTCCCCATCCGTCCATATTTTAATGGAAGTATTAAAAGGAGTTCTAACTAGATCcaaaagattcatttttactttaattgcAGTCATTATGGGTCTTGTTGCAGTCACAGCTACTGCTGTGGCTGCTGGAATTGCTTTACACTCCTCTGTTCAAAtggtaaaatatgtaaataattggcAAAAGAATTCCTCAAAATTGTGGAATTCTCAGACCCAAAtagatcaaaaattggcaaaccAAATTAATGATCTTAGACAAAGTGTCATTTGGATGGCAGATAGGCTCATGAGcttgaaatatctttttcagtTACAGTGTGACTGGAATACGTCAGATTTTTGTATTACACCCTGA
- the LOC117977648 gene encoding cancer/testis antigen 1, whose translation MQAAGQGTGGSTGDADGPGGNAGGPGEAGATGGRGPRGAGAARASGPRGGAPRGPHGGAASAQDGRCPCGARRPDSRLLEFYLTMPFATPMEAELARRSLARDAPPLPVPGVLLKEFTVCGNILTIRLMAADHRQLQLSISSCLQQLSLLMWITQCFLPVFLAQPPSGQRR comes from the exons ATGCAGGCCGCAGGCCAGGGCACAGGGGGTTCGACGGGCGATGCTGATGGCCCAGGAGGCAATGCTGGCGGCCCAGGAGAGGCGGGTGCCACGGGCGGCAGAGGTCCCCGGGGCGCAGGGGCAGCAAGGGCCTCGGGGCCGAGAGGAGGCGCCCCGCGGGGTCCGCATGGCGGTGCCGCTTCTGCGCAGGATGGAAGGTGCCCCTGCGGGGCCAGGAGGCCGGACAGCCGCCTGCTTGAGTT CTACCTCACCATGCCTTTCGCGACACCCATGGAAGCAGAGCTGGCCCGCAGGAGCCTGGCCCGGGATGCCCCACCGCTTCCCGTGCCAGGGGTGCTTCTGAAGGAGTTCACTGTGTGCGGCAACATACTGACTAT CCGACTCATGGCTGCAGACCACCGCCAACTCCAGCTCTCCATCAGCTCCTGTCTCCAGCAGCTTTCCCTGTTGATGTGGATCACGCAGTGCTTTCTGCCCGTGTTTTTGGCTCAGCCTCCCTCAGGGCAGAGGCGCTAA